One region of Olleya sp. Hel_I_94 genomic DNA includes:
- a CDS encoding DUF3108 domain-containing protein, giving the protein MKFKLTLLLAFVTFSFLQAQDNKAFKAGEKLTFAASYNMSGILTDIAEVKMETSEMKTSSATLLHLKCTATTYSDFDSYFKIRDLYESYVNPRTVTPYLYNREINEGGYYKFVKYKYNHKANLVESLIRKKTKKTKTGFWDQNNNVKINGNTRDIVSTIYKIRTLDINKAPIGASDSFTVLFDNKMTKLSFTLLAKETINTAIGKKECYKLAISVAGNNFLKGNNANLLWLTADDNKIPVYAKFKIAVGSGELKIKSATGLKN; this is encoded by the coding sequence ATGAAATTTAAATTAACATTATTACTAGCATTTGTAACCTTCAGTTTTTTGCAAGCTCAAGATAATAAAGCTTTTAAAGCTGGAGAAAAGTTAACTTTTGCTGCCTCTTACAATATGTCTGGAATATTAACAGATATAGCAGAAGTTAAGATGGAAACTAGCGAAATGAAGACTAGTAGCGCAACTTTATTACATTTAAAATGTACTGCCACTACCTATAGTGATTTTGATAGTTATTTTAAAATTAGAGATCTATATGAAAGCTATGTAAACCCTAGAACTGTCACTCCGTATTTATATAACAGAGAGATTAATGAAGGTGGTTATTACAAATTTGTAAAATATAAGTACAACCATAAAGCTAATCTTGTAGAAAGCTTAATTAGAAAAAAGACTAAAAAAACTAAAACAGGTTTTTGGGATCAAAATAATAATGTAAAAATAAATGGAAATACTAGAGATATTGTCTCTACGATTTATAAAATTAGAACCTTAGATATCAATAAAGCTCCAATAGGTGCTTCAGACTCTTTTACAGTCTTATTTGATAATAAAATGACCAAACTTAGCTTTACTTTACTTGCTAAAGAAACTATTAATACTGCTATTGGTAAAAAAGAATGTTATAAACTAGCCATTAGCGTTGCAGGTAACAACTTTTTAAAAGGAAACAATGCCAATTTACTTTGGTTAACTGCTGACGACAACAAAATACCTGTGTATGCTAAATTTAAAATAGCTGTTGGAAGTGGTGAGTTAAAAATAAAATCTGCGACTGGATTAAAAAACTAA
- a CDS encoding HYC_CC_PP family protein, translated as MIKKALHKIGSALMALVVLLSTLSFTVESHYCGDHLVDVAVFTKAKKCGTPVDTDKNVVLKKSCCKDVVKIIKGQDQLKLNSFNDLDVANQFLITSFVFTYFHLFESLPKQIIPHKNYSPPNLVIDYQVLHDVFVI; from the coding sequence GTGATTAAAAAAGCGTTACATAAAATAGGATCTGCATTAATGGCATTAGTGGTGTTGTTGTCAACACTGTCTTTTACTGTTGAAAGCCATTATTGCGGAGATCATTTAGTAGATGTTGCTGTTTTTACCAAAGCAAAAAAATGCGGTACTCCTGTGGATACTGATAAAAACGTGGTTTTAAAAAAATCATGTTGTAAGGATGTTGTTAAAATTATTAAAGGTCAAGACCAACTAAAGTTAAATAGTTTTAACGATTTAGATGTTGCTAATCAATTTTTGATAACCTCTTTTGTTTTTACTTATTTTCATTTGTTTGAAAGTCTTCCAAAACAAATCATTCCACATAAAAATTATTCTCCTCCCAACTTGGTTATAGATTACCAGGTACTTCACGACGTATTTGTTATTTGA
- a CDS encoding heavy-metal-associated domain-containing protein: MTHIYKVTGMTCNGCKASVEKSLQSLKAVVDVSVNLEQSEAEIDMTEHISIKQLQDVLSDKFQISEVNTSKNLFDSVASDQHDKSQLRQLFPLFLIFGYITTVAILLNLKAWELSNFMLDFMGLFYLVFSFFKFLDLKGFPESFKMYDPLAKAIPKYGLVYPFIELILGLLFIARIQIPLALIITIVVLGITTFGVIKTLLDKKTIQCACLGTTLKLPMTKATFIENTIMILMAVWMLIKIYN, encoded by the coding sequence ATGACACATATTTATAAAGTTACAGGTATGACCTGTAATGGCTGTAAAGCTTCGGTAGAGAAGTCTTTACAATCTTTAAAAGCAGTTGTAGATGTTTCAGTTAATTTAGAGCAATCTGAGGCTGAAATAGACATGACTGAACATATTTCAATTAAACAATTACAAGACGTATTATCAGATAAGTTTCAAATAAGCGAAGTAAATACTTCTAAAAACCTATTTGATTCTGTTGCTAGTGATCAACATGATAAAAGTCAACTAAGACAACTGTTTCCGTTGTTTTTAATCTTCGGTTATATAACAACTGTTGCTATTTTACTAAATCTTAAAGCTTGGGAGTTGTCTAACTTTATGTTAGATTTTATGGGCTTATTTTATTTAGTATTTAGTTTTTTTAAATTCTTAGACTTAAAAGGGTTTCCTGAAAGTTTTAAAATGTACGACCCATTAGCTAAGGCTATTCCTAAGTATGGTTTAGTTTATCCATTTATCGAGCTGATTTTAGGTTTGTTATTTATTGCTAGAATTCAGATTCCGTTAGCCTTAATTATCACAATAGTTGTTTTAGGTATCACAACGTTTGGTGTAATTAAAACTTTGCTAGATAAAAAAACTATTCAATGTGCTTGCTTAGGGACAACGCTTAAACTACCAATGACTAAAGCGACCTTTATAGAAAACACCATTATGATACTTATGGCGGTTTGGATGTTAATTAAAATCTATAATTAG
- a CDS encoding TonB-dependent receptor: MKKLLILFSFFPILLIAQENLTGTIYDASQGDAKQPLFGANLIWSGTSVGTATDIDGNFSLPFVESTNDLIISYVGFKSDTITITSSNPIKHVLEPTNNLDEVFVQSRKVATSRSYLKAQNTLLVSSDELLKAACCNLSESFETNPSIDVNFSDAVTGTKQIKMLGLSSPYILIATENIPAIRGASQAFGLSFIPGTWVESIQITKGAGSVVNGFESIAGQINAELVKPSTDNKFFVNLYGASSTRLELNTHFNTKISDKVSTGLYLHGNTHQEKHDVNNDGFLDMPLYNQVNVMNRWQYTNPEKGLVTFVNLRYLDDSKQSGQLNFNPDTDKLTTNAWGSEIDTKRYEISTKLGYVNPEIPWQSLGVQFAFSNHKQESYFGLNEYNIEHTSIYSNIIYNSIIDDSRHKIKTGINYTYDDYNEYAIQQDFERTERSFGGFFEYSFDDLEYFTMTAGLRVDTHNLLGEFITPRLHMRYSPWSKSAIRASVGRGKRSANIFTENQNLFASSREFSILNTNGTIYGLDPEIAWNYGVSYLQGFNLFGRQADVTLDFYRTDFQNQVVVDLENSQEVNFYNLEGDSYANSFQAEFNYNVFEHFNLRTAYKYYDVKTQYKSGKLIKPLTPKHRLFANASYETIIKNNSNWKFDLTYNWLSEQRFPSTLNNPIQYKIEDYSKSIGTLNAQITRVFSPKFEVYLGGENITNLRQDNPIISADNPFGTRFDTNFVYGPIFGSMYYAGLRYKLK; encoded by the coding sequence ATGAAAAAATTATTGATACTATTTAGCTTTTTTCCAATACTTCTAATCGCACAAGAAAACTTAACAGGTACCATTTATGACGCTAGTCAAGGTGATGCAAAACAACCTTTATTTGGTGCTAATCTAATTTGGTCTGGCACTAGTGTAGGTACAGCTACAGATATTGATGGTAATTTTAGTTTGCCATTTGTAGAGAGTACTAATGATTTGATAATAAGTTATGTTGGGTTTAAATCTGACACAATAACTATAACGTCTTCAAATCCAATTAAACATGTTTTAGAGCCTACCAACAACCTTGATGAAGTTTTTGTGCAATCCAGAAAGGTAGCGACTTCAAGATCTTATTTAAAAGCTCAAAACACACTATTGGTAAGTAGTGACGAGCTTTTAAAAGCTGCTTGTTGTAATCTGTCGGAAAGCTTTGAAACTAACCCATCCATTGATGTCAATTTTAGTGATGCTGTTACAGGTACCAAACAAATAAAAATGCTAGGTCTTTCTAGTCCTTATATATTAATTGCTACAGAAAATATTCCTGCAATTAGAGGTGCTTCTCAAGCTTTTGGTCTTAGTTTTATTCCGGGTACTTGGGTAGAAAGTATTCAAATTACTAAAGGCGCAGGAAGTGTGGTTAATGGATTTGAAAGTATAGCTGGTCAGATTAATGCAGAGTTAGTTAAGCCTTCAACAGACAATAAATTTTTTGTTAATTTATATGGTGCAAGTAGTACACGATTAGAATTAAATACGCATTTTAATACTAAAATTAGTGATAAAGTTAGTACTGGTTTGTATTTGCATGGTAATACACATCAAGAAAAACATGATGTAAACAACGACGGATTTTTAGACATGCCTTTATATAATCAGGTAAATGTTATGAATCGTTGGCAATATACTAATCCAGAAAAAGGGTTAGTAACATTTGTTAATTTAAGGTATTTGGATGATAGTAAACAGTCAGGTCAACTTAACTTTAATCCTGATACAGATAAACTAACCACTAATGCTTGGGGAAGCGAGATAGATACAAAACGCTATGAGATTTCTACTAAGTTAGGGTATGTAAATCCAGAAATACCTTGGCAAAGTTTAGGTGTACAATTTGCTTTTAGTAATCATAAACAAGAATCTTATTTTGGTTTAAATGAATATAATATTGAACATACCAGTATATATTCTAACATTATTTATAACTCAATTATAGACGACTCTAGGCACAAGATTAAAACTGGTATAAATTACACTTATGATGATTACAATGAGTATGCTATTCAACAAGATTTTGAAAGAACTGAACGTTCTTTTGGTGGGTTTTTTGAATATTCGTTTGACGATTTAGAATACTTTACCATGACTGCAGGTCTGCGTGTGGATACTCATAATTTGTTAGGCGAGTTTATTACACCAAGACTACATATGCGATATTCACCTTGGAGTAAGTCTGCAATCAGAGCCTCTGTAGGTAGAGGTAAGCGTAGTGCTAATATATTTACTGAAAATCAAAATTTATTTGCCTCTTCGCGTGAATTTTCAATTTTAAATACCAACGGAACCATTTATGGTTTAGATCCAGAAATAGCATGGAACTATGGTGTATCTTATTTACAAGGGTTTAACCTTTTTGGAAGACAAGCCGATGTGACTTTAGATTTTTACCGTACAGATTTTCAAAATCAAGTTGTTGTTGATTTAGAGAATAGTCAAGAAGTAAATTTTTATAATTTAGAAGGAGATAGCTATGCTAATAGTTTTCAGGCCGAATTTAACTACAACGTATTTGAGCATTTTAATTTAAGGACTGCTTATAAATATTACGATGTAAAAACACAGTATAAATCAGGAAAGTTAATTAAGCCACTTACACCTAAACATAGGTTGTTTGCTAACGCTTCGTATGAAACCATTATTAAAAATAATAGTAACTGGAAGTTTGATTTAACCTATAACTGGTTAAGCGAGCAAAGGTTTCCTTCAACATTAAATAATCCTATTCAATATAAAATAGAGGATTATTCTAAGTCAATCGGAACTTTAAACGCACAAATAACTAGAGTGTTTTCTCCAAAATTCGAAGTATATTTAGGAGGAGAAAACATTACAAATTTAAGACAGGATAATCCTATAATTAGTGCAGACAATCCATTTGGAACAAGATTTGATACCAACTTTGTATATGGACCAATATTTGGTAGCATGTATTATGCAGGATTAAGATATAAATTAAAATAA
- a CDS encoding heavy-metal-associated domain-containing protein, which yields MKKLVLVLIMIASTVSFAQDKNKRESLEVDGVCMMCKSRIEKACFKTKGVKSAIWNVETHELKLIFDENKTSLKTIEQNVLAVGHDTKDYKATDEAYGSVHDCCKYRDEEVKDDHKND from the coding sequence ATGAAAAAACTAGTATTAGTATTAATAATGATTGCATCAACAGTAAGTTTTGCACAAGACAAAAACAAAAGAGAAAGTTTAGAAGTTGATGGTGTTTGCATGATGTGCAAATCAAGAATCGAAAAAGCATGTTTTAAAACCAAAGGTGTTAAAAGTGCTATTTGGAATGTCGAAACGCATGAGTTAAAATTAATTTTTGACGAAAATAAAACAAGTTTAAAAACTATCGAGCAAAATGTATTAGCTGTAGGTCATGATACAAAAGACTATAAAGCAACAGATGAAGCTTATGGTTCTGTGCATGATTGTTGTAAATACAGGGATGAAGAGGTTAAGGATGATCACAAAAATGATTAA